One Plasmodium cynomolgi strain B DNA, chromosome 12, whole genome shotgun sequence genomic region harbors:
- a CDS encoding lipoyl synthase (putative): MPPKGLRVRDMLEKTAQPNCNHRTRGKCRKFFFLWKLDKMRDAHLGSQANKRKNHLRSESATYEASLGEHQLKEKRKESPTNLGRDKREQDQLKEQLQVPKVGNKMPEKKPDWFHVPAPTGKKYNKLKTDLKKLKLHTVCEEAQCPNIGECWNIGTATIMLLGDTCTRGCKFCSIKTSSKPLAPDANEPFNTAKAICEWDINYVVLTSVDRDDLPDGGASHFAKTIELIKFSRPEILIECLVSDFQGNVDSIRKLANSGMEVYAHNIETVRRLQKFVRDRRANYEQSLRVLKIAKEINPMLYTKTSIMLGLGETKDEVLEAMSDVRQHNIDVITFGQYLRPTKNHLNVVEYVSPQMFDYYKEEGMKMGFKYIASGPLVRSSYKAGEYFMKNLVEQRRGAKLHAEG, from the coding sequence ATGCCCCCCAAGGGGTTGCGTGTGAGAGACATGCTGGAAAAAACTGCACAGCCGAATTGTAATCATCGGACGAGGGGAAAATGtaggaagtttttttttctctggaAATTGGACAAAATGAGAGATGCACATTTGGGGAGTCAGGcgaacaaaaggaagaaccacCTTCGTAGCGAATCAGCTACATATGAAGCATCATTGGGGGAACACCAactgaaggaaaaaagaaaagaatctCCTACTAACCTGGGAAGGGACAAAAGGGAGCAAGATCAACTAAAAGAACAGCTACAAGTACCAAAGGTGGGAAACAAAATGCCAGAGAAAAAGCCTGACTGGTTTCATGTTCCAGCACCTacaggcaaaaaatataataagcTAAAAACAGATTTGAAGAAACTAAAGCTACACACAGTTTGCGAAGAAGCTCAATGCCCTAACATAGGTGAATGCTGGAATATTGGCACGGCAACAATTATGTTGTTAGGAGATACGTGCACAAGGGggtgtaaattttgttccataAAAACATCGAGCAAACCTTTGGCACCAGATGCTAATGAACCTTTTAATACAGCAAAGGCTATATGCGAGTGGGATATCAATTACGTCGTTTTGACTTCGGTGGATAGGGATGATTTACCGGATGGGggagctagccattttgcaaaaactaTTGAacttataaaattttccagACCAGAAATTCTCATCGAATGTTTAGTTTCTGATTTTCAAGGAAATGTAGATTCCATTCGCAAGCTTGCTAATAGTGGCATGGAGGTTTATGCTCACAACATTGAAACGGTTAGGAGGTTACAAAAGTTTGTGCGTGATAGGAGAGCAAACTATGAACAGTCATTACGGGTtctaaaaattgcaaaggaAATAAATCCCATGTTGTATACCAAAACAAGCATCATGTTAGGGTTAGGGGAGACTAAGGATGAGGTTCTTGAAGCTATGTCAGATGTAAGACAGCACAATATAGATGTGATAACATTCGGTCAGTATTTACGACCAACAAAGAATCACCTTAACGTTGTCGAATATGTCTCTCCGCAAATGTTTGATTACTACAAGGAGGAGGGGATGAAAATGGGGTTCAAGTACATAGCCAGTGGGCCCCTTGTTCGATCCTCCTACAAGGCCGGCGAgtattttatgaaaaaccTCGTCGAGCAACGCAGGGGCGCCAAGTTGCATGCGGAAGGG
- a CDS encoding hypothetical protein (putative): MNAENDQREQVLNRKCSKRNFENLKAFDSVELLSDLSAPSSNKRSRVLHSTEKSEDNFFFDEPCHFDLCQRRKRKLEGNPHEIAEKKKKKNFTEIEKSYYNLVSGNNEGTISNCLNEFASEEPNEQRQSAYQLHKNEEDVTSPHTAIPNDELFQQDEQLSKGKGISQLAIIPFEGEYANSAFNYKYERSSSSSHGSLGSHGNRHIGSGTCDRNDVKNIFHLLSKKDIFYKNLIKNKIKSNKPLMIKCDNLSFFLNRNNYGGNAFPKQFVSNVKTSHFDESHQFASAAMPSSRTLQDPSGEQNLHHMNDEESVPPFFGSFKEDPTTTGIRSNNGVPILSIPNNAQANLDTPFDRIIPNLNMSENAVMNISPYSSGYPPEMLNPNDASYFAPNEIGQNNESGLYNQHGCTNFPIPDQTDNFNPTLMSTNQNNSESIGHVNSLSDVGNYDQANDYNAY; encoded by the coding sequence ATGAACGCGGAAAATGACCAAAGGGAACAAGTTTTAAATCGCAAATGCTCCAAaagaaattttgaaaatttgaaagcaTTCGATAGTGTTGAATTGTTAAGCGATCTCTCTGCACCGTCTTCGAATAAGAGGAGTAGAGTACTCCACTCAAcggaaaaaagtgaagataattttttttttgatgagcCATGTCATTTTGATCTCTGTCAAAGACGCAAGAGAAAGTTGGAAGGAAATCCCCATGAAatagcagaaaaaaaaaaaaaaaaaaattttaccgAAATTGAAAAGAGCTATTACAACTTGGTGAGTGGCAACAATGAGGGCACCATATCGAACTGCTTAAACGAGTTTGCCTCGGAAGAGCCCAACGAACAAAGGCAAAGCGCATACCagttgcacaaaaatgaggaagacgTCACCTCCCCGCACACTGCCATACCGAATGATGAGTTGTTCCAGCAGGATGAGCAGCTGTCCAAAGGGAAGGGAATCAGTCAGTTGGCAATTATTCCTTTTGAAGGGGAGTACGCGAACAGTGCATTCAACTACAAATACGAGAGGAGCAGTTCCAGTAGCCATGGCAGTTTGGGAAGTCATGGCAATCGCCACATCGGCAGTGGCACATGCGACAGAAATGacgtgaaaaatattttccacctCTTATCCAAAAaagacattttttacaaaaatttaattaaaaataaaatcaaaagtAACAAACCGCTAATGATCAAGTGCGATAATTTGAGTTTCTTTTTAAACAGAAATAACTACGGGGGTAACGCCTTCCCGAAGCAGTTCGTCTCGAATGTTAAAACATCACACTTTGATGAGAGCCATCAGTTTGCTAGCGCTGCAATGCCATCCTCTAGAACACTCCAAGACCCAAGcggtgaacaaaatttacaccATATGAACGACGAAGAGAGcgttccacctttttttggttCGTTTAAAGAAGATCCCACCACCACAGGCATCAGATCGAACAACGGAGTTCCAATTTTGAGTATCCCTAATAATGCACAAGCTAATTTGGACACCCCTTTTGATCGTATCATTCCGAACCTGAACATGAGCGAGAATGCTGTGATGAATATCAGTCCATACTCCTCCGGTTACCCCCCCGAGATGTTGAACCCAAATGATGCGAGTTATTTCGCCCCAAATGAGATAGGGCAAAATAATGAATCCGGTCTATATAACCAACACGGTTGCACCAATTTTCCCATTCCAGACCAAACTGATAATTTTAATCCTACCCTTATGAGCACAAATCAGAACAACTCTGAAAGTATCGGCCACGTAAATTCTTTGAGTGATGTTGGAAATTATGACCAGGCGAATGATTATAATGCTTAC
- a CDS encoding hypothetical protein (putative), which translates to MLNRGDFNSYIYIPVKNNEHVRKRSQVCFELLQKLVEKQLVISKDKEKATNPYNHERDELNAGEASKHVFYQLDELNKCRKKPKGESTKKEFKNHIHITIADTVQIKKHMITSFVTKIREELQTQSCFHLFFKNSVDLYRSQKHTKYFCAYSVTPDQQETHLDSLLKKIDKVLDTFGLTNQYTNRICHLSLAYTDINLGPLLEESQLNVGDTFWSDIEKIVEDNNLSSSSSSTTESDEFCIYVNRICIRVGNTVYESRFRNLHDDLNILQSDESGDSSTE; encoded by the exons ATGCTAAACCGAGGTGATTTCAACTCATACATTTACATCCCAG TTAAGAACAACGAGCACGTGAGGAAAAGGTCCCAGGTGTGTTTTGAACTTCTCCAAAAACTCGTAGAAAAGCAACTCGTCATAAGCAAAGATAAAGAGAAGGCAACTAACCCGTACAATCACGAGAGAGACGAATTAAACGCAGGGGAAGCATCAAAGCATGTCTTCTACCAGCTGGATGAATTAAACAAATGTAGGAAAAaaccaaaaggggagagtaccaaaaaagaatttaaaaaccACATACACATAACGATAGCAGATACAGTGCAAATAAAGAAGCACATGATTACTTCGTTTGTTACGAAGATAAGGGAAGAGCTCCAAACGCAGAGTTG ttttcaccttttttttaaaaattcggTGGACCTCTACCGAAGCCAAAAGcacacaaaatatttttgtgcatattcTGTCACCCCCGATCAACAAGAAACACACTTAGAtagtttattaaaaaaaatagacaaagTTTTGGACACGTTTGGACTGACTAACCAGTATACCAATCGAATATGTCACCTTTCTTTGGCATACACAGACATCAATTTGGGACCCCTCCTTGAAGAAAGCCAATTAAATGTAGGGGATACCTTTTGGTCAGACATTGAGAAAATTGTGGAGGATAATAATTTAAGTTCAAGTTCAAGTTCAACCACAGAGAGTGACGAATTTTGCATTTACGTGAATCGAATTTGTATCCGTGTTGGCAACACTGTGTATGAATCTCGTTTCAGAAATTTGCACGACGATTTGAACATATTGCAGTCTGATGAATCGGGGGATAGCAGCACGGAGTGA
- a CDS encoding hypothetical protein (putative): MHDCYMIIPSCYLYNSAPLTCSKRYTIWHMLRVETKTWTRDSHDLFDYEAQQDYLLSVRPEEGTDKYVITPAEHSLNTQYNVKKLWIIVKDLPDKSYALHENDIIKLGRFRLKVRQFIDSVDTLNSLKLDDCPSKKCESILDSSNIQCRICLIEGNQENDPLICPCDCKGSIKYAHLMCLRKWINGRLNLNDQLFSGSVFIKDICCELCKTKYPKSIKQNDELVQLVKIPNLKTPLIVLDNIIGQTSKGVHLISFADKKYLKLGRGHESDVRIPDVSISRYHATIKYERGLFKLEDHNSKFGTLVALRKAREICPKDTMSLQVGRSVVNFRVDEEIPFKSGTIDIIENKEVIDTNELPPANDKNNVNPPQISNPNLEETNRNNFETNHYVDLTNSTNPMQNSYSSYRVDNLMSLLNYQNEYRIFGIRNCYNLIDNRNGNQQNGNQMDCAGGNNINMEESNLHGGESNNNDGIIGEQMGMQMGVQMGVQMGVQMGVQMDLQMDVHMGLQLGSEMGAQNNDTGNLGNDEERACNVGHRVQCEGDNNHASNDGHNDGNNNNNNDEEDNDEDNNGDNSNDEEGGDLRVHDEDDDDDENGNGTNNAGSSGGNSGGTSGGGSIGGNSNGNEGSGNEHGKKNSNQSSNHSSNHSSNDNNDNNDCNQDQCSNYHGSTANRTGTSTPKCNTKMCTSNSYDHIVQNEKSVSSICGDRGRLNKNENRNEVGTYCVNMAVQRAYRNRSSANLYDNCKGAASVVMSKYDNVSFIHSASNNSGSYPSEGNVGEYAKVSIEDNYFFHNESKTPQQVDYCINSGTVNDMLISNSSTSLKKIQDAIMNSTYHNKDPNACSFVQSVYHINGKNDHNVINVMYSGSDERISHNGAYVSESEANLKSKKFLHSVPIQSHDKAAGTSGSSSSNSSSSGSSSSSSSSISSSCSSSSSGIHPSHNFLNEINEPNNGPSYNSHMTVFPSFVNLNNCSINFENGMLPKFVGSTSSFVHDLGDNQLSGVVTGDKLNNSACCPPSGSSVGVQDEGLTLKIQPQMHSGSNDPTTISTSEGKELILKNKMKKGNSQKKNVILDTLDKKNTRNKKLKRSVNSTHVKTMPQQHMEYSNKNNHFVNQCNDGSVDGGSVEAEGTFYDEQCSASKYAKKEFLKNSFSPRGISEHSISGQLSLSATLDSASPSRGGFNYYYRKKPYHEESLYNEKFYYESAEDYKIGSVKGSYNKRSDLGSSENDRSINGRSSSDRRGNDGNAGGDTHVGSNGSGSNCGIGGKLHLKQYSHYLDYYNGNYKLYNFVNFNEKFSVHRNTSFNHFSTINCVNDKFSYHTQGGFVRSGNVEADFLLNNYGMGASPIHFDMPVAMYNNCVRGSGVFFVSTENGVSGGRGGSNCTGSTNQQNSIHNEDNSKTRNDCIVEANQNYEEYINKCQMQRNGEQGPTGDRSSNIEMQLCYDNNNIAGDYNSHLAKAYREDVLRNGGGKESFYGGCSYGSGDMIQTTQTSQLNGHPQSSNFLDQSGNPLSMTSKDLFSKKKKYFNNGGNIHCSSGSGNKNVGDPHVYTQPRHSYYHAQLHKKINPSVKKNDEKRTSKMNKNQNDRSSDSNIRKVKNGRRLRNKNDRTADHCEGFQTMPSINTVGSKIALESSTRCEQKGATHYNNTAYNGDTISIDSIPNYHIGFLDIAMNNNHVTEANITKSERAELANLHAASFIPNDGMYFHMYNTSGISGHPNVTLNIISNEEKWKKMESWEETPPPVVPSSIST; this comes from the exons ATGCACGACTGTTACATGATTATCCCCTCTTGCTACCTTTATAACAGTGCCCCTCTCACTTGCTCGAAAAGATACACAATTTGgcatat GTTAAGAGTTGAAACCAAAACTTGGACGAGAGATAGCCATGATCTGTTTGATTATGAAGCGCAGcaa GATTACCTGTTGTCGGTGCGGCCAGAGGAAG gtacGGACAAATACGTAATAACGCCCGCAGAGCACTCGCTAAACACCCAGTACAATGTGAAGAAGCTGTGGATCATCGTGAAGGACTTACCTGACAAGTCATACGCATTACACGAAAATGACATCATAAAATTAGGAAGATTCAGATTGAAAGTGAGACAATTTATTGATTCCGTGGATACCTTAAACTCGTTAAAGTTAGACGATTGCCCCtcgaaaaaatgtgaatcaATTTTAGATTCCTCAAATATTCAATGTAGAATTTGTTTGATAGAAGGGAACCAAGAAAATGACCCTCTGATATGCCCATGTGATTGCAAAGGGTCCATAAAGTATGCCCATCTCATGTGCTTAAGAAAATGGATAAACGGGAGATTAAATCTCAACGATCAATTATTTTCCGGTTCAGTTTTTATCAAAGATATATGTTGCGAATTGTGTAAAACCAAGTATCCAAAAAGTATcaaacaaaatgatgaactaGTACAGCTAGTGAAGATTCCTAATTTGAAGACACCACTTATTGTGCTGGACAATATCATAGGACAAACAAGCAAAGGAGTACATCTAATAAGTTTtgcagataaaaaatatctcaAGTTAGGAAGGGGACATGAATCAGATGTAAGGATCCCAGACGTTTCTATTTCTAGATACCATGCTACTATTAAATATGAAAGGGGATTATTCAAGCTGGAAGATCACAACTCTAAATTTGGGACATTAGTTGCATTGAGAAAAGCAAGAGAAATTTGTCCCAAAGATACCATGTCACTTCAAGTAGGTCGAAGTGTTGTCAATTTTCGAGTAGATGAAGAAATTCCCTTCAAAAGTGGAACCATCGatattattgaaaataaGGAAGTAATAGATACTAACGAATTACCTCCtgcaaatgataaaaataatgtcaaCCCACCACAAATCAGTAACCCTAATTTGGAAGAAACTAACAGAAATAACTTTGAGACCAATCATTATGTAGACCTCACCAACTCTACCAATCCCATGCAGAATTCTTATTCCTCCTACCGAGTGGATAACTTGATGTCCCTACTGAATTATCAAAATGAGTATAGAATTTTCGGAATCAGAAATTGCTACAATTTGATTGACAACAGGAATGGGAatcagcaaaatgggaatcAGATGGACTGCGCGGGGGGGAATAACATCAATATGGAGGAGAGCAATCTTCACGGAGGTGAAAGTAATAACAATGATGGGATAATTGGGGAGCAAATGGGCATGCAAATGGGCGTGCAAATGGGCGTGCAAATGGGTGTACAGATGGGTGTACAAATGGATTTGCAGATGGACGTTCATATGGGCCTCCAACTTGGATCCGAAATGGGGGCACAAAATAACGACACGGGAAACCTTGGCAATGACGAGGAGAGGGCCTGCAACGTAGGTCATAGAGTCCAATGCGAGGGGGACAACAACCACGCCAGTAATGACGGTCACAACGACggtaataataataacaacaatgatgaggaggacaaTGACGAAGACAATAACGGTGACAACAGTAACGATGAAGAGGGTGGTGACCTTCGCGTGCATGATGAggacgacgacgatgatgaaaACGGAAACGGCACGAACAATGCTGGGAGCAGCGGGGGGAACAGTGGTGGCACCAGCGGAGGAGGATCCATCGGTGGAAACAGCAACGGGAATGAAGGAAGCGGAAACgaacatggaaaaaaaaacagcaatcAGAGTAGCAACCACAGTAGCAATCATAGCAGCAATGACAACAATGACAACAATGATTGCAACCAAGACCAATGTAGTAACTACCATGGGAGTACCGCCAACCGAACCGGAACTAGCACCCCCAAGTgcaacacaaaaatgtgcactaGTAACAGTTATGATCACattgtacaaaatgaaaaaagcgTGAGCAGCATCTGTGGCGACCGAGGTAGActcaacaaaaatgaaaacagaAATGAGGTCGGCACGTATTGCGTGAACATGGCTGTGCAGAGAGCCTACAGAAACAGAAGCTCTGCCAATCTCTACGACAACTGCAAAGGTGCCGCATCAGTGGTAATGAGTAAGTACGACAACGTAAGTTTCATCCATAGTGCCAGCAATAATAGTGGCAGCTACCCGAGCGAAGGCAACGTGGGGGAATACGCAAAGGTAAGCATCGAAGATAACTACTTCTTTCACAACGAGTCGAAGACCCCCCAACAGGTGGACTACTGCATAAACAGCGGAACTGTCAATGACATGCTCATATCCAACTCCAGCAcaagtttgaaaaaaattcaagacGCAATAATGAACAGCACCTACCATAATAAGGACCCGAATGCATGCTCCTTTGTCCAGTCGGTCTACCACATCAACGGTAAGAACGATCACAATGTTATCAACGTTATGTATAGCGGTTCCGACGAAAGAATAAGCCATAATGGCGCATATGTAAGCGAAAGCGaagcaaatttaaaaagtaaaaaatttcttcacagTGTGCCCATCCAAAGTCATGACAAAGCAGCAGGTACTAGTggtagcagcagtagcaaTAGTAGCAGTAGTGGAagtagtagcagcagtagcagtagtatCAGCAGTAGCTgtagtagcagcagtagtgGTATCCACCCAtcccataattttttaaacgaaATAAACGAACCAAATAATGGTCCCAGTTATAATTCCCATATGACCGTTTTTCCTAGCTTTGTCAACTTGAACAATTGCTCtataaattttgaaaatggcATGTTGCCTAAGTTTGTTGGGAGcacttcttcttttgttCATGACCTTGGTGACAATCAGCTGAGTGGTGTTGTTACTGGGGATAAGTTAAACAACAGTGCGTGCTGCCCCCCTAGTGGTAGTAGTGTCGGAGTTCAGGATGAGGGACTTACCCTAAAGATACAACCCCAAATGCACAGCGGCAGTAACGATCCAACCACCATATCCACAtcagaaggaaaagaacTTATcctgaaaaacaaaatgaaaaaaggaaattcgcagaagaaaaatgttattCTAGATACcctagacaaaaaaaatacacgtaataaaaagttgaaaaGGTCCGTAAATAGCACCCACGTGAAGACCATGCCACAGCAGCATATGGAATACAGCAACAAGAATAACCATTTCGTGAACCAATGTAATGATGGAAGTGTAGATGGAGGGAGTGTCGAGGCAGAAGGTACTTTTTATGATGAACAGTGCAGTGCGTCGAAATATgcgaaaaaagaatttttgaAGAATAGCTTTTCACCAAGGGGCATTTCGGAACATAGCATCTCTGGGCAACTGTCACTAAGCGCAACTTTGGACTCCGCTTCTCCCAGCAGGGGGGGGTTCAATTACTACTACAGGAAGAAACCCTACCATGAGGAGTCCCTTTATAACGAAAAGTTTTACTACGAGAGTGCCGAGGATTACAAGATTGGCAGTGTCAAGGGAAGTTACAACAAGAGAAGCGATCTGGGGAGTTCCGAGAATGATCGAAGCATTAATGGGAGAAGTTCCAGTGACAGGAGAGGTAACGACGGAAACGCCGGGGGAGACACCCACGTCGGAAGCAACGGAAGCGGCAGCAACTGCGGCATCGGAGGCAAGTTACACCTGAAGCAATACTCCCATTACCTCGACTACTACAACGGAAATTACAAACTCTACAACTTTGtcaattttaatgaaaaatttagtgTCCATAGGAACACCTCCTTTAACCACTTCAGCACAATCAACTGCGTAAATGACAAATTTAGCTACCATACCCAGGGTGGGTTCGTGCGAAGCGGAAATGTTGAGGCggattttcttttaaataactaCGGCATGGGTGCATCTCCAATCCACTTTGACATGCCTGTAGCGATGTACAACAATTGTGTGAGGGGCTCGGGCGTCTTCTTTGTGAGCACCGAGAACGGAGTTAGCGGCGGAAGGGGTGGAAGTAACTGTACTGGCTCTACGAACCAACAGAATAGCATCCATAACGAGGATAATAGCAAAACACGAAATGACTGCATTGTTGAGGCTAATCAGAACTATGAGGAATACATTAATAAGTGCCAAATGCAGAGAAATGGAGAACAAGGCCCAACCGGTGATCGTAGCAGCAACATCGAAATGCAGTTGTgttatgataataataacatCGCGGGGGATTATAACTCCCATTTGGCAAAGGCCTACAGGGAGGATGTTCTTCGAAACGGCGGAGGAAAGGAATCCTTCTACGGGGGGTGCAGCTACGGATCGGGCGACATGATTCAAACAACCCAAACGAGCCAGCTGAATGGACACCCACAGAGCAGCAACTTTTTAGACCAAAGCGGGAACCCCCTTTCTATGACAAGCAAGGATTTAttttcgaagaaaaaaaaatacttcaaCAATGGAGGCAATATTCACTGCAGCAGCGGGAGCGGCAACAAGAACGTGGGCGATCcgcatgtatatacacaACCGAGACACTCATACTATCACGCCCAGCTGCATAAGAAGATCAACCCcagcgttaaaaaaaatgacgaaaagaGGACTAgtaaaatgaacaaaaatcaGAATGACAGATCAAGCGATAGTAACATCaggaaggtaaaaaatggaagaagactgaggaataaaaatgacagaaCTGCTGACCACTGTGAAGGGTTTCAAACTATGCCAAGCATAAACACTGTAGGATCGAAGATTGCCCTTGAAAGTAGCACAAGgtgtgaacaaaaaggggcaaccCATTACAATAATACTGCTTACAACGGGGATACCATTTCGATTGATAGCATCCCCAATTATCATATAGGATTTCTTGACATTGCCATGAATAACAATCATGTTACGGAGGCAAACATTACCAAATCGGAGAGAGCTGAGCTTGCCAACTTGCACGCAGCCTCTTTCATACCAAATGACGGGATGTACTTTCATATGTACAATACCAGTGGCATTTCTGGGCACCCTAATGTAACCCTAAACATTATCAGTaatgaggaaaaatggaaaaaaatggaaagctgGGAAGAAACTCCCCCCCCAGTGGTGCCATCTTCTATCTCTACGTGA